One genomic segment of Desulfocapsa sulfexigens DSM 10523 includes these proteins:
- a CDS encoding (Fe-S)-binding protein: MDTLLSPIESIAKDCVNCGICVKECAFLQEYGSPQKLAESWLERKDTIINKEFPFECSLCGLCHGVCPKELDSSAMFLAMRQELVNEGHGRLRQHKTIRAYERRGSSSLLSWYYFPENCHTVLFPGCAIPGSRPETFSHLFELLQETIPDIGIVFDCCTKPSHDLGDMAHFKKMFAELCSILSKNSVTKVLVSCPNCHRIFKEYSTGIEVRTVYEELLQSPKIRGGIQTEVTIHDPCGVRFVPEVQQSTRNILQHQGITIREMEHSRERTFCCGEGGSAGFIRPDFAREWTQKRVTEAGSDPIISYCAGCTHFLGESATTHHLLDLLFFPEAVVAGKQRVSKTPVIYWNRFRLKRALQKKLQGGVSGSRQQLSGSVSSLT; encoded by the coding sequence TTGGATACACTTTTGTCTCCCATTGAGAGTATTGCCAAAGATTGCGTGAACTGTGGAATCTGTGTTAAGGAATGCGCTTTTCTGCAGGAGTATGGCTCTCCGCAAAAGCTTGCGGAGAGTTGGTTGGAGAGAAAGGATACCATTATAAACAAGGAGTTTCCATTTGAGTGCAGTCTCTGTGGCCTATGTCACGGAGTTTGTCCTAAGGAGCTTGATTCTTCAGCTATGTTTCTCGCTATGCGGCAGGAGTTGGTAAACGAGGGGCATGGTCGGCTCAGGCAGCATAAAACCATCCGAGCCTATGAACGGCGGGGGAGTTCGTCGCTGCTCTCCTGGTATTATTTTCCTGAAAATTGCCACACGGTATTGTTTCCCGGATGTGCCATCCCCGGCAGTCGTCCCGAAACCTTCAGTCATTTGTTCGAGCTTTTACAGGAAACCATACCTGACATTGGAATCGTGTTTGACTGCTGCACTAAACCTTCCCATGATCTTGGGGACATGGCCCATTTTAAGAAAATGTTTGCTGAACTTTGCAGCATCCTGAGTAAAAATTCCGTAACAAAAGTTCTTGTGAGCTGCCCGAACTGTCATCGTATTTTTAAGGAATATTCCACTGGCATTGAGGTGCGGACAGTGTATGAAGAGTTGCTGCAGTCACCAAAGATAAGAGGTGGCATCCAGACCGAGGTGACAATTCATGACCCATGTGGGGTGCGATTTGTTCCAGAGGTGCAGCAAAGTACCAGGAATATTCTGCAGCACCAGGGAATTACGATTAGGGAAATGGAGCATAGCCGGGAACGCACCTTCTGCTGTGGTGAAGGAGGCTCTGCAGGGTTTATACGACCCGATTTTGCCAGGGAATGGACTCAAAAACGAGTGACAGAAGCAGGGAGCGATCCGATTATCAGTTACTGTGCAGGCTGTACTCATTTCCTGGGAGAAAGTGCCACTACCCATCATCTTCTTGACCTTCTTTTCTTTCCCGAGGCAGTTGTAGCGGGAAAACAAAGGGTGAGCAAAACACCTGTTATCTATTGGAATCGCTTCCGTTTAAAACGTGCTCTGCAGAAGAAACTTCAGGGTGGTGTTTCCGGCAGCCGGCAGCAACTGAGTGGTAGCGTATCATCTTTGACCTGA